AAAACTGGTGGTCAGATAGTGGTTGGGAATGGTTACAAAAAAATCCTCTCAACCAACCGCGATATTGGACAAGCGATTCAAATTTAGATTACCATCCCGTCTGTGGCGTTAGCTGGTATGAAGCAGAAGCTTATGCCCGATTTGTTGATAAACGATTACCAACAGAAGCAGAATGGGAAAAAGCCGTTAGTTGGGATGCAACTCTTGGATGTCGTCGTACTTACCCTTGGGGTCAAGCTACGCCAAATAATTCTTTATGTAATCACAACAATATCGTTGGACAAACAACACCAGTTAACGCTTACCCAAACGCACAAAGCTTTTATGGTTTATACGATACTTTAGGGAACGTTTGGGAGTGGACATCATCCTGGTTTGATGGCTATGTAGGTTTTAGTAGCTATCCTTACATAGGTTATTCTCAGGTTTACTTTGATGGACAGCACCGAGTCTTAAGGGGAGGTAGCTGGGCGACTTGTCCTTGGGGTTTACGCGCTAGCTTCCGCAACTGGTATCATCCCCATGTGCGCGAGATTTTAGCTGGTTTTCGCTGCGCTAGTAGTTGAGGGAGGAGAGAAGGAGGGAGGGGGAGGAAGGAGGAGAAGCAAACAACACCAGCGAGCAAGATGCTCGCACTACAAATCATTAGAGGCTATCTTTCAAAATGATTAATCACGTAAAATATCTGCACTTATAACATAAGGCAGAATAATCGACCGAACTTGATATGACTCCTGACTCCTAAATTCTTGAAAAAATGCTAAAAACAAGCTTGAGGATGAAATATCTAGCTCAGGCTTGATTTTAAGTAGGATAGCTCTGTGTTTTACTTAACTAAAAGTTAAGATACAGCTTTTATAGTTAGCGATCGCGCAGCGTGTTGCGAAGCAAAGTATCGCATCTTCCTGGGCTTTTAGATAAGTAATCAATGTATAGTTATGTATTAATGGAGGTTTAATGTCACTTTCTCAGGCGGCAAGCGGTAAGCCCGCTACTCAATCTACAATAGCTCAACGCTTGCAAGTAGAGTATTTAGTTAACTTAAATCAGTCTTCAGAAATAGCCTCTGCGACTGGTAGCGATGTAATTGAAGGACTAAATCAAACCCCTAAAACTATACCCGCAAAATATTTCTATGACGATAGAGGTTCTTTATTATTCGAGCAAATTTGTGAATTACCAGAATATTACTTAACCCGTACAGAAACAGCAATTTTACAACAATATGCTCAAGAAATTGCTAATTTAACGGGGCATTGTGAACTGGTAGAACTAGGAAGTGGTAGTTCTACTAAAACTCGCATCTTACTAGATGCTTACAATCAATTGGGATATCCGTTGCATTATATACCAGTTGATGTCAGTGGTGGAATTTTAGAAAGTAGTGCCAAAGATTTACTCGTCAAGTACCCCTCTCTACAAATTCACGGTTTAGTCAGCACTTACGAACTAGCATTGCAACGCCTGACTCCGACGCAATTACCTAGCAGAATGATTTGCTTTA
This DNA window, taken from Oculatellaceae cyanobacterium, encodes the following:
- the egtD gene encoding L-histidine N(alpha)-methyltransferase, with the translated sequence MSLSQAASGKPATQSTIAQRLQVEYLVNLNQSSEIASATGSDVIEGLNQTPKTIPAKYFYDDRGSLLFEQICELPEYYLTRTETAILQQYAQEIANLTGHCELVELGSGSSTKTRILLDAYNQLGYPLHYIPVDVSGGILESSAKDLLVKYPSLQIHGLVSTYELALQRLTPTQLPSRMICFIGSTLGNLPPEECNDFLSKITAAMEPGEYFLLGIDLQKPKQILEAAYNDSQGVTAAFNLNMLQHLNQRFQGNFDSNQFEHLAFYNEYQHQIEMHLRSLKAQQVQLQALNLTIDFECGETILTEISRKFNLNTIQQELQTRGLKPLKAWTDANQWFGLLLCQLQ